One segment of Comamonas thiooxydans DNA contains the following:
- a CDS encoding LysR family transcriptional regulator codes for MNSSVKLINVGSRQLQAFLEICKCGSFASAAERIHLSPSGVSMLVKELERQLGVRLFERTTRAVALTDAGRLLQPYAERVVTELRQLGLALQGSSSASRSTLTIAATPVIATCLLPKVVAEFARKHPEVRIQVMDGSLDTVRQAVLEGHANMGMAFFVKPAAGLLRESVCRFRLMSIGPGEKRHSKQIQHRTWKSLDGLPMIALPISNPIQALIDKHLPRVKASQEERAEMNFLGTMIAMVKAGLGNAVVPSFMMEECQQHGLNIAMLTEPAVHLNMYVALRRGADRQLAETQFIEALKMHIAMSDDLA; via the coding sequence GTGAATTCATCAGTAAAGCTGATTAATGTCGGAAGCCGTCAACTGCAGGCGTTTCTCGAGATATGCAAGTGCGGCAGCTTTGCTTCAGCGGCAGAGCGCATTCATCTGTCTCCGTCGGGAGTCAGCATGCTGGTCAAGGAGCTGGAGCGCCAGCTGGGGGTCAGGCTATTCGAGCGAACCACACGCGCAGTGGCATTGACCGACGCAGGCCGACTGCTGCAGCCCTATGCCGAAAGAGTGGTGACGGAACTGCGGCAACTGGGTCTGGCCTTGCAAGGCAGCTCCTCTGCCTCTCGTTCAACCCTGACGATTGCGGCAACGCCAGTGATCGCGACCTGCCTATTGCCGAAGGTTGTGGCCGAATTTGCGCGCAAACATCCCGAGGTGCGGATCCAGGTCATGGATGGCAGCCTCGATACCGTTCGGCAAGCGGTTCTTGAAGGACATGCCAACATGGGTATGGCGTTTTTTGTGAAACCTGCCGCAGGCCTGCTCAGAGAATCGGTGTGCCGATTCCGGCTCATGAGCATCGGCCCGGGAGAGAAGCGGCACAGCAAACAGATCCAGCACCGAACATGGAAATCCCTGGATGGCCTGCCCATGATTGCTCTGCCGATTTCAAACCCGATTCAGGCCTTGATTGACAAGCATCTTCCCCGCGTCAAGGCAAGCCAGGAAGAGCGGGCAGAAATGAATTTTCTGGGCACCATGATTGCCATGGTGAAAGCGGGCCTGGGTAACGCGGTCGTCCCCTCCTTCATGATGGAGGAATGCCAGCAGCACGGCTTGAACATAGCGATGCTGACCGAGCCAGCTGTTCACCTCAACATGTACGTCGCGCTACGGAGAGGCGCAGATCGACAGCTTGCCGAGACTCAATTCATAGAAGCCTTGAAAATGCATATTGCCATGTCAGATGACCTGGCTTGA
- a CDS encoding DNA polymerase II, translating into MLSPERQGFILTRNWRDTPAGVELEYWLATDSGPLKVLLTAQKSVAFVEARHREAVEAQLPPLAGAELRELGLKSFQQEPVLGIYARSFRQLRRLARTLQQLGIPLLEADVRPHERYLMERFITAGVALQGGRTEHAALVNCKLVPAPDFRPVLKVVSLDIETSQHQDLYSIALDGMAERVVFMLGEPPAKPVRTPGFELIHCSTRKAMIDKLNDWFARNDPDVIIGWNVIQFDLRVLQKTADECATPLLLGRERKPIAWRTHPGKQGYLFAPMPGRVVVDGIEALRAAVWSFPSFSLENVAQELLGEGKAIGDEYDKMAEIERRYQLDKPALAAYNIRDCELVLQIFEKAKLLQFAMERAHTTGLQLDQFGGSIAAFSHHYLPRMHRMGYVAPNVGDIQGKSSPGGYVMDSKPGFYDSVVVLDYKSLYPSIIRTFLVDPVGLVEGRHADSSELPIRGPRGTLFSREKHCLPEIVTTLWQARDEAKRTRNEPLSQALKLVMNSFAGVLGASECRFFNPDLISAITLRGHEMVKLTRDLVEEHGYEVIYGDTDSIFIWLKRPHTTEEAYAVAAQLAQDINAWWIQTLHQEQGLKCFLEIEFDTYYKKFFMPTIRGSDIGSKKRYAGLSVDAAGNESMIYRGLEMARSDWTLLARQFQEGLLSRVFQGVPYREFVIEYAHSTLAGKKDDLLIYRKRLRHRLDAYVANVPPQVRAARIADEYNDRVGRPRQYQNGGWIQYVMTKNGPEPLEIRRSRIDYEHYLTKQIKPIADSILIPLGEDFVTLTSSQQELF; encoded by the coding sequence GTGCTATCTCCAGAACGCCAGGGATTCATACTTACTCGCAATTGGCGAGACACACCGGCGGGCGTCGAGCTTGAGTATTGGCTGGCAACCGATAGCGGCCCCCTGAAGGTCCTCCTCACTGCTCAGAAATCTGTGGCTTTCGTCGAGGCCCGTCACAGAGAAGCGGTAGAAGCGCAACTCCCTCCCCTGGCTGGAGCGGAATTGCGGGAACTGGGACTGAAGAGTTTTCAGCAAGAGCCCGTCTTGGGTATCTATGCCCGGAGTTTTCGTCAACTACGGCGACTTGCACGCACTCTCCAGCAACTAGGCATCCCCCTTCTGGAGGCTGATGTTCGACCACATGAGCGTTACTTGATGGAGCGCTTCATCACGGCGGGCGTCGCGCTGCAAGGCGGTCGGACAGAACATGCGGCGCTGGTGAACTGCAAGCTTGTTCCTGCGCCCGATTTCCGGCCGGTTCTGAAGGTCGTGTCATTGGACATCGAGACCAGTCAGCACCAAGATCTGTATTCGATCGCACTGGACGGCATGGCGGAGCGCGTCGTTTTCATGCTGGGTGAGCCTCCTGCCAAACCCGTAAGAACGCCTGGTTTCGAGCTGATTCATTGCTCAACACGCAAAGCCATGATTGACAAGCTCAACGACTGGTTTGCACGCAATGATCCGGACGTCATCATTGGATGGAATGTCATTCAGTTCGACCTGCGTGTGCTGCAGAAAACGGCAGACGAATGTGCAACACCACTACTCCTGGGGCGCGAGCGCAAGCCCATTGCATGGCGAACTCATCCCGGTAAACAAGGCTATCTGTTTGCTCCCATGCCAGGACGAGTTGTCGTTGACGGGATTGAAGCGCTCAGGGCCGCAGTCTGGAGCTTCCCGTCCTTCAGCCTCGAGAACGTCGCGCAAGAGCTTCTGGGCGAAGGCAAGGCTATCGGAGACGAGTACGACAAGATGGCGGAAATCGAGCGGCGCTACCAGCTAGACAAGCCCGCTCTTGCAGCCTACAACATACGCGACTGCGAGCTGGTTCTACAAATCTTCGAAAAGGCGAAGCTGCTGCAGTTTGCGATGGAGCGCGCCCACACCACGGGCCTGCAACTCGACCAGTTCGGTGGCTCTATTGCCGCATTCAGCCATCACTATTTGCCACGCATGCACCGCATGGGGTATGTCGCGCCCAACGTGGGCGATATTCAAGGAAAGTCCTCCCCCGGCGGCTACGTCATGGACTCCAAGCCTGGCTTCTACGACTCCGTCGTGGTTCTGGACTACAAGAGTCTCTATCCATCAATCATCCGCACCTTCCTCGTTGACCCCGTGGGTTTGGTAGAGGGTCGTCATGCCGACTCTTCAGAGCTCCCGATCAGAGGCCCAAGGGGCACGCTCTTTTCTCGCGAGAAGCACTGTCTCCCGGAAATCGTGACCACCCTCTGGCAGGCCCGAGATGAGGCCAAACGCACCAGGAACGAACCACTGTCGCAAGCGCTCAAGCTGGTGATGAACTCATTCGCTGGGGTGCTAGGCGCGTCGGAATGCAGATTCTTCAATCCGGATTTGATTTCAGCCATTACCTTACGTGGCCACGAAATGGTGAAGCTCACAAGGGATCTGGTCGAAGAGCACGGATATGAAGTCATTTATGGAGACACGGACTCCATCTTTATTTGGCTCAAGCGGCCCCATACCACCGAAGAGGCATATGCCGTGGCTGCCCAGCTGGCCCAGGACATCAACGCGTGGTGGATTCAAACCCTGCACCAAGAGCAAGGCCTGAAGTGCTTTCTTGAGATCGAGTTCGACACGTATTACAAGAAGTTCTTCATGCCCACCATCCGCGGCTCGGACATCGGCAGCAAGAAGCGCTATGCCGGCCTGAGTGTAGATGCCGCCGGAAACGAATCGATGATCTACCGCGGCCTTGAAATGGCGCGCAGCGACTGGACACTGCTGGCACGGCAGTTCCAGGAGGGCTTGCTCTCGCGCGTCTTCCAGGGTGTCCCCTACCGCGAGTTTGTCATCGAGTATGCCCACTCGACACTGGCGGGCAAGAAGGATGATCTGCTCATCTATCGCAAACGCCTGCGACATCGCCTGGATGCCTACGTGGCCAATGTGCCACCACAGGTCCGTGCCGCTCGCATTGCCGATGAGTACAACGATCGTGTGGGACGACCCAGGCAGTACCAGAACGGCGGCTGGATCCAATACGTCATGACCAAGAATGGCCCTGAGCCTTTGGAAATCCGCCGCTCACGCATCGATTACGAGCACTATCTGACGAAACAGATCAAGCCGATTGCCGACTCGATCTTGATCCCTCTCGGAGAAGATTTCGTCACTCTGACATCTTCTCAGCAGGAGCTTTTCTAG